A stretch of the Glycine soja cultivar W05 chromosome 13, ASM419377v2, whole genome shotgun sequence genome encodes the following:
- the LOC114380727 gene encoding 40S ribosomal protein S23-like: MGKTHGMGSARKLKSHRRRQRWADKSYKKSHLGNEWKKPFAGSSHAKGIVLEKIGIEAKQPNSAIRKCARVQLIKNGKKIAAFVPNDGCLNYIEENDEVLIAGFGRKGHAVGDIPGVRFKVVKVSGVSLLALFKEKKEKPRS; this comes from the exons ATGGG GAAGACACATGGAATGGGATCTGCTCGCAAGCTCAAGTCCCACCGCAGGAGGCAAAGGTGGGCTGACAAGTCATACAAGAAATCACATCTTGGAAATGAATGGAAGAAACCTTTTGCTGGTTCATCCCATGCCAAGGGAATTGTCCTTGAAAAGAT AGGTATTGAGGCTAAGCAGCCCAACTCTGCCATTCGTAAGTGTGCCAGGGTTCAACTTATCAAGAATGGGAAGAAGATTGCCGCTTTTGTCCCTAATGACGGTTGCTTGAACTACATTGAAGAGAAT GACGAAGTCTTGATTGCTGGATTTGGACGAAAAGGTCATGCTGTGGGAGATATTCCTGGTGTCAGGTTTAAGGTCGTGAAGGTCTCTGGTGTCTCTCTTTTGGCTCTCTTcaaggagaagaaggagaagccaAGGTCTTAA
- the LOC114381241 gene encoding interactor of constitutive active ROPs 2, chloroplastic-like isoform X1 translates to MQTPKARTGTSEVPQRKSPASPQNARKLKTPGSDTDSVSSSPKPGSKTPKNKSPKVTERKSPRSPISEKKQPSRVQESESQLAQLEEDLKRTKDKLNSSESWKRKAQQEAEEAKKQLLAMSKELEESQQQLLELSASEEERLQELHKISQDRDQAWKSELEAVQKQHSMDSTALMSAMNEIQKLKMQLERVHESEAVHISNAESDNAEIEDLRMELDEALTLVEKLKNELSDCKESESRDLEVVGKTQMQLEAANKTVETLQLEGEKASEAYKSLALELDQARAQVKSLEELVSKLQADLVGGANKNMLGLVIEAEPELAPKNVENEEINQLKAELVSAKSEATQLKSALDVSEVRYQEEYIRSTLQIRSAFEQLEHAKSESSRRQGELNEELKRARADIEELRERLMDKESQLQGLSEENEILMSRMKQNQPSEKESEPVVELKKLDADMAKLKERLLDRETELQNVTEENNALKKEIKREELEKNKIPDEAVASAEAARATEREALVKLGYITEEADESNRRVAQITEQLDAAQAANSELEAELRRLKVQSDQWRKAAEAAAAMISAGNNGKFVERTGSLDSSYNSITAKMSSPYSENTDDDSPKKKNTNMLKKIGVLWKKNH, encoded by the exons ATGCAGACACCAAAAGCAAG AACTGGTACTTCAGAAGTGCCCCAAAGGAAGTCTCCTGCATCTCCTCAGAATGCTCGCAAATTGAAGACACCAGGCTCTGATACCGACTCAGTCTCATCATCTCCAAAACCAGGAAGTAAGACACCCAAAAATAAAAGTCCAAAGGTCACAGAACGCAAGTCACCAAGAAGTCCAATATCTGag AAGAAGCAACCAAGTAGGGTCCAAGAGTCGGAGTCTCAACTTGCTCAACTTGAAGAAGATCTAAAGAGAACTAAGGACAAACTCAACTCATCTGAGTCATGGAAGAGGAAAGCTCAGCAGGAGGCTGAAGAAGCAAAGAAGCAGCTTCTAGCCATGTCAAAAGAGCTGGAGGAATCCCAGCAACAGCTTCTGGAACTATCTGCTTCTGAAGAGGAACGGCTTCAAGAACTCCATAAGATTTCTCAGGACCGAGATCAAGCATGGAAGTCTGAACTTGAGGCTGTCCAGAAGCAGCACTCAATGGATTCAACTGCTCTAATGTCTGCCATGAATGAAATCCAGAAATTGAAAATGCAACTTGAAAGAGTGCATGAATCTGAAGCTGTTCACATTAGCAATGCTGAATCAGATAATGCCGAGATTGAGGATTTGAGGATGGAGCTTGATGAAGCACTCACTTTAGTGGAAAAGCTGAAAAATGAGCTAAGTGATTGCAAAGAATCTGAATCCCGGGATTTGGAAGTAGTTGGCAAAACTCAAATGCAATTGGAAGCAGCAAACAAGACTGTTGAAACACTCCAGTTAGAAGGTGAGAAAGCATCCGAAGCTTACAAATCCTTAGCTTTAGAGTTAGATCAAGCAAGAGCTCAAGTGAAATCATTGGAAGAACTTGTCAGCAAACTTCAGGCTGATTTGGTTGGTGGTGCTAACAAAAATATGTTAGGTCTAGTCATTGAAGCAGAACCTGAACTTGCACCGAAAAACGTGGAAAATGAGGAGATAAACCAGCTCAAAGCTGAGCTTGTTTCTGCGAAATCTGAAGCAACACAGTTAAAATCTGCACTGGATGTTTCTGAGGTACGATACCAAGAAGAGTATATTCGGAGCACATTGCAGATCAGAAGTGCTTTTGAACAACTGGAGcatgcaaaatcagaatcttCTCGAAGACAAGGTGAATTAAATGAGGAATTGAAGAGAGCTAGAGCTGATATTGAAGAGTTGAGGGAGAGGCTGATGGACAAAGAATCTCAGTTGCAGGGATTATCAGAGGAGAATGAGATCCTCATGTCAAGGATGAAGCAAAACCAGCCTAGTGAAAAAGAATCTGAACCTGTGGTGGAGCTCAAAAAGTTAGATGCTGATATGGCCAAGTTGAAGGAAAGATTATTGGACAGAGAGACAGAACTGCAAAATGTGACTGAGGAAAACAATGCACTGAAGAAGGAAATAAAGAGGGAGGAGTTAGAGAAGAATAAAATCCCTGATGAGGCTGTTGCTTCTGCTGAAGCAGCAAGGGCCACAGAGCGCGAGGCTTTGGTGAAACTTGGCTACATAACAGAAGAAGCTGATGAAAGTAATCGAAGAGTAGCACAGATAACTGAGCAGTTAGACGCTGCGCAGGCTGCCAATTCCGAGTTAGAAGCTGAATTAAGGAGGTTGAAAGTGCAGTCAGACCAGTGGAGAAAAGCGGCCGAAGCAGCTGCTGCTATGATTTCTGCTGGGAACAATGGAAAGTTTGTGGAAAGAACAGGTTCACTTGACAGTAGCTACAACTCTATTACTGCCAAGATGAGTTCACCTTATTCAGAAAACACAGATGATGACTCTCCcaagaagaaaaatacaaacATGTTGAAGAAGATTGGAGTGTTGTGGAAGAAGAATCATTAA
- the LOC114381241 gene encoding interactor of constitutive active ROPs 2, chloroplastic-like isoform X2, with product MQTPKARTGTSEVPQRKSPASPQNARKLKTPGSDTDSVSSSPKPGSKTPKNKSPKVTERKSPRSPISEKQPSRVQESESQLAQLEEDLKRTKDKLNSSESWKRKAQQEAEEAKKQLLAMSKELEESQQQLLELSASEEERLQELHKISQDRDQAWKSELEAVQKQHSMDSTALMSAMNEIQKLKMQLERVHESEAVHISNAESDNAEIEDLRMELDEALTLVEKLKNELSDCKESESRDLEVVGKTQMQLEAANKTVETLQLEGEKASEAYKSLALELDQARAQVKSLEELVSKLQADLVGGANKNMLGLVIEAEPELAPKNVENEEINQLKAELVSAKSEATQLKSALDVSEVRYQEEYIRSTLQIRSAFEQLEHAKSESSRRQGELNEELKRARADIEELRERLMDKESQLQGLSEENEILMSRMKQNQPSEKESEPVVELKKLDADMAKLKERLLDRETELQNVTEENNALKKEIKREELEKNKIPDEAVASAEAARATEREALVKLGYITEEADESNRRVAQITEQLDAAQAANSELEAELRRLKVQSDQWRKAAEAAAAMISAGNNGKFVERTGSLDSSYNSITAKMSSPYSENTDDDSPKKKNTNMLKKIGVLWKKNH from the exons ATGCAGACACCAAAAGCAAG AACTGGTACTTCAGAAGTGCCCCAAAGGAAGTCTCCTGCATCTCCTCAGAATGCTCGCAAATTGAAGACACCAGGCTCTGATACCGACTCAGTCTCATCATCTCCAAAACCAGGAAGTAAGACACCCAAAAATAAAAGTCCAAAGGTCACAGAACGCAAGTCACCAAGAAGTCCAATATCTGag AAGCAACCAAGTAGGGTCCAAGAGTCGGAGTCTCAACTTGCTCAACTTGAAGAAGATCTAAAGAGAACTAAGGACAAACTCAACTCATCTGAGTCATGGAAGAGGAAAGCTCAGCAGGAGGCTGAAGAAGCAAAGAAGCAGCTTCTAGCCATGTCAAAAGAGCTGGAGGAATCCCAGCAACAGCTTCTGGAACTATCTGCTTCTGAAGAGGAACGGCTTCAAGAACTCCATAAGATTTCTCAGGACCGAGATCAAGCATGGAAGTCTGAACTTGAGGCTGTCCAGAAGCAGCACTCAATGGATTCAACTGCTCTAATGTCTGCCATGAATGAAATCCAGAAATTGAAAATGCAACTTGAAAGAGTGCATGAATCTGAAGCTGTTCACATTAGCAATGCTGAATCAGATAATGCCGAGATTGAGGATTTGAGGATGGAGCTTGATGAAGCACTCACTTTAGTGGAAAAGCTGAAAAATGAGCTAAGTGATTGCAAAGAATCTGAATCCCGGGATTTGGAAGTAGTTGGCAAAACTCAAATGCAATTGGAAGCAGCAAACAAGACTGTTGAAACACTCCAGTTAGAAGGTGAGAAAGCATCCGAAGCTTACAAATCCTTAGCTTTAGAGTTAGATCAAGCAAGAGCTCAAGTGAAATCATTGGAAGAACTTGTCAGCAAACTTCAGGCTGATTTGGTTGGTGGTGCTAACAAAAATATGTTAGGTCTAGTCATTGAAGCAGAACCTGAACTTGCACCGAAAAACGTGGAAAATGAGGAGATAAACCAGCTCAAAGCTGAGCTTGTTTCTGCGAAATCTGAAGCAACACAGTTAAAATCTGCACTGGATGTTTCTGAGGTACGATACCAAGAAGAGTATATTCGGAGCACATTGCAGATCAGAAGTGCTTTTGAACAACTGGAGcatgcaaaatcagaatcttCTCGAAGACAAGGTGAATTAAATGAGGAATTGAAGAGAGCTAGAGCTGATATTGAAGAGTTGAGGGAGAGGCTGATGGACAAAGAATCTCAGTTGCAGGGATTATCAGAGGAGAATGAGATCCTCATGTCAAGGATGAAGCAAAACCAGCCTAGTGAAAAAGAATCTGAACCTGTGGTGGAGCTCAAAAAGTTAGATGCTGATATGGCCAAGTTGAAGGAAAGATTATTGGACAGAGAGACAGAACTGCAAAATGTGACTGAGGAAAACAATGCACTGAAGAAGGAAATAAAGAGGGAGGAGTTAGAGAAGAATAAAATCCCTGATGAGGCTGTTGCTTCTGCTGAAGCAGCAAGGGCCACAGAGCGCGAGGCTTTGGTGAAACTTGGCTACATAACAGAAGAAGCTGATGAAAGTAATCGAAGAGTAGCACAGATAACTGAGCAGTTAGACGCTGCGCAGGCTGCCAATTCCGAGTTAGAAGCTGAATTAAGGAGGTTGAAAGTGCAGTCAGACCAGTGGAGAAAAGCGGCCGAAGCAGCTGCTGCTATGATTTCTGCTGGGAACAATGGAAAGTTTGTGGAAAGAACAGGTTCACTTGACAGTAGCTACAACTCTATTACTGCCAAGATGAGTTCACCTTATTCAGAAAACACAGATGATGACTCTCCcaagaagaaaaatacaaacATGTTGAAGAAGATTGGAGTGTTGTGGAAGAAGAATCATTAA